In Erpetoichthys calabaricus chromosome 4, fErpCal1.3, whole genome shotgun sequence, one genomic interval encodes:
- the LOC114650660 gene encoding high-affinity choline transporter 1-like isoform X1, translating into MALHIPGLVAVVVFYALILITGIWATKKSKKEEKKCVGERSEVSMLGGRNLGIWLGIFTTTATSVGGGYILGTAELVYLPSKGFLWATGPIGYTISLILGGFFFAGPMRVKKYVTVIDPFQKKFGNIVSSILVLPLVMSDIFWAACILGALGGTMKVILDIKSQYSILLSSIVAICYTLLGGLYSVVYTDVIQLIFIFFTLWLCIPYILINPAVTNIWYTATHEVYQAPWIGFLELEDAGIWLDEFFVTCFGGLCCQPFYQRVLASSSVKHAKIMCLVSGIFCLSLGIPPMLIGAMAASTDWNQTSHGLPTPFHNGDGKNILPLMLEHLCPTYVSIIGIGAVAAAVMSSVDSALLSSSSMFANNIYKNIIRKKASDQEVLWAIRAAILVFGIIAMSLAMASSSIYELWFLSLDLLFSLVFAQLVCVLFIPVSNGYGAIAGLIMQLTMRLGGGDSALHIPPFICYPGCLIKHNSYVQSFPFKTLSVAVTLLTIVIVSSLASLLFRRGLLPVRWDIYNLQINSRNRNQEEPAEEICLGNSETEGKEN; encoded by the exons ATGGCTCTTCACATCCCTGGTCTAGTTGCTGTGGTTGTGTTTTATGCACTCATTCTGATCACTGGGATTTGGGCAACAAAGAAAtccaagaaggaggagaagaaatgTGTGGGAGAGCGGAGTGAAGTATCCATGTTGGGAGGGAGAAATCTTGGAATCTGGCTAGGAATTTTCACCACGACTG CCACTTCGGTTGGAGGAGGATACATCCTTGGAACAGCAGAACTTGTGTACCTTCCATCAAAAGGATTCCTCTGGGCCACTGGGCCAATTGGATACACCATCAGTCTGATTCTTG GTGGATTTTTCTTTGCTGGCCCAATGAGAGTGAAGAAGTATGTGACTGTTATTGATCCCTTTCAGAAGAAATTTGGAAATATAGTATCAAGTATCTTAGTCCTTCCATTGGTAATGTCAGACATATTTTGGGCAGCTTGCATTCTTGGAGCTTTAG GAGGGACAATGAAAGTAATTCTCGATATTAAATCCCAGTATTCCATTCTGCTTTCATCAATTGTGGCTATATGTTACACCTTGCTTGGAGGACTTTACTCTGTGGTTTATACAGACGTCATTCAACtgatctttattttcttcaccctg TGGCTCTGCATTCCATATATTCTGATTAACCCTGCAGTCACCAATATCTGGTACACAGCAACACATGAAGTATATCAGGCACCATGGATTGGATTCCTAGAGCTTGAGGATGCTGGAATATGGCTGGATGAATTTTTTGTTACT tgttttggtGGACTTTGCTGTCAACCTTTCTACCAACGAGTGCTGGCATCATCGAGTGTGAAACACGCCAAGATAATGTGCCTTGTCTCCGGGATATTTTGCTTGTCCTTGGGAATCCCACCCATGCTGATTGGGGCAATGGCAGCATCAACAG attggAACCAAACCAGTCATGGTCTACCCACTCCATTTCATAATGGGGACGGCAAAAACATATTGCCCTTGATGCTGGAACACCTCTGTCCTACTTATGTGTCCATAATTGGGATTGGAGCCGTGGCTGCTGCTGTGATGTCCTCAGTGGACTCTGCTCTTCTGTCTTCTAGTTCCATGTTTGCAAacaacatatacaaaaatataatcagaAAAAAG gcATCAGATCAAGAGGTCCTGTGGGCCATTAGAGCTGCTATTCTTGTTTTCGGTATCATTGCCATGTCCCTGGCAATGGCATCCTCTTCAATATACGAGCTCTGGTTTCTAAGTCTGGATCTGTTGTTTTCACTAGTTTTTGCCCAATTGGTGTGTGTACTGTTTATTCCAGTATCAAATGGATATGGGGCCATAGCTGGACTCATCATGCAATTGACAATGAGATTAGGAGGGGGAGATTCTGCTCTGCACATCCCTCCTTTTATTTGCTATCCAGGATGTTTGATAAAGCATAACAGCTATGTCCAGTCCTTTCCATTCAAAACTTTGTCAGTTGCGGTTACCCTTTTGACCATTGTAATTGTGTCCTCACTCGCCTCACTCCTGTTCCGCCGAGGTCTGCTGCCAGTCAGATGGGATATCTATAATCTACAAATCAATAGCAGAAATAGaaaccaggaggaaccagcagaAGAGATATGTCTGGGAAATTCAGAAACAGAGGGGAAAGAGAATTAA
- the LOC114650660 gene encoding high-affinity choline transporter 1-like isoform X2: MRVKKYVTVIDPFQKKFGNIVSSILVLPLVMSDIFWAACILGALGGTMKVILDIKSQYSILLSSIVAICYTLLGGLYSVVYTDVIQLIFIFFTLWLCIPYILINPAVTNIWYTATHEVYQAPWIGFLELEDAGIWLDEFFVTCFGGLCCQPFYQRVLASSSVKHAKIMCLVSGIFCLSLGIPPMLIGAMAASTDWNQTSHGLPTPFHNGDGKNILPLMLEHLCPTYVSIIGIGAVAAAVMSSVDSALLSSSSMFANNIYKNIIRKKASDQEVLWAIRAAILVFGIIAMSLAMASSSIYELWFLSLDLLFSLVFAQLVCVLFIPVSNGYGAIAGLIMQLTMRLGGGDSALHIPPFICYPGCLIKHNSYVQSFPFKTLSVAVTLLTIVIVSSLASLLFRRGLLPVRWDIYNLQINSRNRNQEEPAEEICLGNSETEGKEN; this comes from the exons ATGAGAGTGAAGAAGTATGTGACTGTTATTGATCCCTTTCAGAAGAAATTTGGAAATATAGTATCAAGTATCTTAGTCCTTCCATTGGTAATGTCAGACATATTTTGGGCAGCTTGCATTCTTGGAGCTTTAG GAGGGACAATGAAAGTAATTCTCGATATTAAATCCCAGTATTCCATTCTGCTTTCATCAATTGTGGCTATATGTTACACCTTGCTTGGAGGACTTTACTCTGTGGTTTATACAGACGTCATTCAACtgatctttattttcttcaccctg TGGCTCTGCATTCCATATATTCTGATTAACCCTGCAGTCACCAATATCTGGTACACAGCAACACATGAAGTATATCAGGCACCATGGATTGGATTCCTAGAGCTTGAGGATGCTGGAATATGGCTGGATGAATTTTTTGTTACT tgttttggtGGACTTTGCTGTCAACCTTTCTACCAACGAGTGCTGGCATCATCGAGTGTGAAACACGCCAAGATAATGTGCCTTGTCTCCGGGATATTTTGCTTGTCCTTGGGAATCCCACCCATGCTGATTGGGGCAATGGCAGCATCAACAG attggAACCAAACCAGTCATGGTCTACCCACTCCATTTCATAATGGGGACGGCAAAAACATATTGCCCTTGATGCTGGAACACCTCTGTCCTACTTATGTGTCCATAATTGGGATTGGAGCCGTGGCTGCTGCTGTGATGTCCTCAGTGGACTCTGCTCTTCTGTCTTCTAGTTCCATGTTTGCAAacaacatatacaaaaatataatcagaAAAAAG gcATCAGATCAAGAGGTCCTGTGGGCCATTAGAGCTGCTATTCTTGTTTTCGGTATCATTGCCATGTCCCTGGCAATGGCATCCTCTTCAATATACGAGCTCTGGTTTCTAAGTCTGGATCTGTTGTTTTCACTAGTTTTTGCCCAATTGGTGTGTGTACTGTTTATTCCAGTATCAAATGGATATGGGGCCATAGCTGGACTCATCATGCAATTGACAATGAGATTAGGAGGGGGAGATTCTGCTCTGCACATCCCTCCTTTTATTTGCTATCCAGGATGTTTGATAAAGCATAACAGCTATGTCCAGTCCTTTCCATTCAAAACTTTGTCAGTTGCGGTTACCCTTTTGACCATTGTAATTGTGTCCTCACTCGCCTCACTCCTGTTCCGCCGAGGTCTGCTGCCAGTCAGATGGGATATCTATAATCTACAAATCAATAGCAGAAATAGaaaccaggaggaaccagcagaAGAGATATGTCTGGGAAATTCAGAAACAGAGGGGAAAGAGAATTAA